The Flavobacterium commune genome contains the following window.
TTGTACTCAATAAATGGTTAGTGGGGTAATAAAACTTAATCAAAATTATTTTTTATCGGTTTTTATCAATGAGTTAGAGAGTAATCCGCCTATTAAGGCACCGTAGAGGGTGGCATTAATAGGTTTTGAAGTGATGACACAAGTTCCTGTAATACATCCCACATAGTGGTAATACAAATAGCCGGCTACTGCGCCAATTAATATTCCTACGAGTGTGATTATGATTGTTTTTTTGTTCATTTTATGCTTTTTTCAGAAATAACATTGATAATTGCATTTTTATCTAAAACTCCCGATTGTCTCCACAATTGCTTTCCGTTTTGGAATAAAATCATTGTGGGAACTCCACGCACCTGATATTGCGCAGCAACTTGCTGGTTTTTATCGACATCAATTTTTATAATGGAAATTTGCTCTCCTAATTGGTCTTTGACTTCTTTTAAAATCGGACTCAACATTTTGCAGGGACCACACCAAGTAGCGAAAAAATCGACTAAAATGGGTTTTTCAGATTGAATTAATTTATCGAAATTACTGTTCATAGTTGGGATTGTTAGTTGTTTTAGGATTCGATTTGGAGTATTTTGTATTTTTCGTCATAAGAGACTATTGTTTGTAGTTCCTGTAGCGGGATTTCTTTTTTGCTGATAATTAAAACTTCGGAAAAGTCAGTACTCATACTTACATTTAAAACCTCGTTAATGGCTGAAAATTTTGTTGACACAGTTTCCATACAACCGCTACAAGTAATTCCTTCGAAGCTATAAAGGCGAACCTGAACAGTACTATTCTTTTTAAATTCAAAAAACAACTCTGAATTTTTTCGTGGTTCTGCCGAATTTTTTGCCATTTCTAATTTTGTGAAAACAAAAGCCTCTTTAAAAAGCATTTCATATTCGTTTTGGCTTCCGCCAAAAGGAGGACTTACTTCAAAAGTTCGATTGAACAATAATCCCGAAAGTATTCCGCCATCAGCTAGAAGCTGGTGCATTTTCCAAACGTATTTTTGACGTAAAAATGGTGGTAATGCACAGAAAAAAGTTTGTTCGATAATGAGATCATATTCTCCTTGATGTTCAAAAAAATCACCTAATACAATCTTGATATTCGGATTATCAGCAAATTTTTGTTGCAGCATCGCTACTAATGTTGGCGCAATATCAATAACAGTAATATTGGTAAAACCTTTTTCTAAAAGATATTCGGCTTCATAAGTGTTGCCACATCCTGGAATTAAAATGCGGGATTCTTTGTTTACTAATGAGTCGATATAATTTTGAATAGGAGGGGCAATTGCACCTAAATCCCATCCGGTTGCCTGAGCTTTGTACTGCGTATCCCAGTGTTTCTGATCTAAAGGACTTTCGCAAGATATAGTACAGCATTGTTCATTATTCATAACAGTAATATTTTTATACTTTAAAAGCTTATTCATGACATTCGTATTTTTATCAAATGTCATGAAAGCATAGTTATGCAGAGTTACAAAAGATTTTGTAACCCAAATTTCATCTCTTAATTTTGTTGCTTTTAAGCATCTAATTAGCTTAGTTTTTCTTTATTCTTTTTGTAAGTATCAATTCCCCAGGGAGTATAAAAAGGGCAAAAATTGATTCCTACAGTAATTAATAACATTCCGGCAAAAGCCATTGCAGCAATTCCTAAATTCCCCGGAATGTTTCCTGTAAAATACAATACTGCAATTGCTACTGCAATAGTCACACGGATTGTTTTGTCTGTTTTTCCCATATTATGTTTCATGATTTCTAGAATTTAAGGGTTAAAAATACTGGCTAATCATAATACAAATTTAAGGATTAATCGTCTTAAAATCAATAATTTAGTTGTTTAATGTTTTGCTTTGGCATACAAAATCAGTTTTAGGAACAGTCGTTTTTGAAATAGCATTAAAACCTCCTTCAATCTCGGTAAAATTTCTAAAACCTCTGGCTTGTAAAATAGATGCAGCTATCATACTGCGATATCCTCCGGCACAGTGCAGATAAAAATTTTCCTGTGGATTGATATCTTTAATCCAATCATTGATATAAGCTAATGGTTTTGAATATGCTTCTTGAACATGTTCGGCAGCGTATTCACTTTCTTTACGAACATCGATAATTTTGCTTTCGCCAATTTTTACTTCATGGGCAAATTGTTCTGCTGGAATTCGATTGATGGTGTCGATTTCAAATCCTGCTTCCTCCCAAGCTTTAAAACCACCTTTAAGATGACCAATAATGTTATCAAAACCTACACGGCTCAGGCGGGTTACGGTTTCTTCTTCCTGATCAATTTCGGTAACTAAAATAATAGGTTGTTTTACATTGGCTATCAACGCACCTACCCAAGGAGCAAAATCGCCTTCGATACCAATATTAATGGACTGCGGAATAAAACCTTTGGCAAAATCAGCATTTTTACGGGTATCTAAAATTAAAGCACCAGAATCTTCGGCAACGGCTTCAAAATCTTTGGCTTCAATGGCTCTCATTCCGTGGTTTAAAACCGATTCAAAACTTTCATATCCCTGTTTGTTCATCGCCACATTCATCCCAAAATAAGCAGGTGGAGGCAATAGTCCGTCGGTAACTTCTTTGATAAATTCAGTTTCGGTCATATTGGCTCTCAAAGCATAATTAGTGGCTTTTTGATTTCCAATGGTCGAAACAGTTTCTTTACTCATATTTTTACCGCAGGCACTTCCGGCTCCATGTGCAGGATATACAATTACATCATCCGGCAAAGTCATGATTTTATCTCTTAATGAATGGTATAAAGTTGCTGCTAATTGTTCCTGAGTCATGTGAGCGGCTTTTTGTGCCAAGTCAGGTCTTCCTACATCGCCAATAAATAAAGTATCACCGGAGAAAATAGCATGTTTTTTGCCATTTTCATCAATTAGCAAATAAGTAACACTTTCCATGGTGTGCCCCGGAGTGTGTAAGGCTTGTATTGTAATGTTTCCAATGTTGAATTCCTGACCATCAGTTGCAATAATAGCGTCAAATTCAGGTTTGGCAGTTGGCCCATATACAATTGGAGCCGCAGTTTCTTTGCTCAAATCCACATGTCCTGAAACAAAATCGGCGTGGAAATGGGTTTCGAAAATGTATTTTAGTTTGACCTTATCACGTTTTAAACGATCTAAGTAAGGTTGAATTTCGCGTAAAGGGTCTATAATTGCCGCTTCGCCATTTGAAGTAATGTAATAAGCACCTTGAGCAAGGCATCCAGTGTATATTTGTTCGATTTTCATAATCACTATTTTAATTTGATGTAACAAAGATAAAGTTTGCCTGAGCGGGATATAGTGACTAAAGTTACAGAAAGAATTTTAATTGTCAGTTTTCTAAAAATGGAGAAAAAAAGTAAATTAAAATGGATTTTTCATGAGGGTTTTTAGAGGCATTTGAATTAAATTTGGGCTATCAAAAAAAACTCCTTTCCAATGGAAGAAATGCTCTTTTATGACCGAATGCAATTTGCGTTTACCATTACCTTTCACTATTTATTTCCACAGTTAACAATGGGACTTTCGTTAATCATTGTTTATTTCAAATGGAAATTCTTAAAAACAAACGATCCACATTACAATAAAGCCACACATTTTTGGATGCGCATTTTTGCACTCAATTTTGCTATGGGTGTAGTTACAGGAATCCCAATGGAATTTCAGTTTGGAACCAATTGGGCTAAATTTTCGGAACTAACAGGTGGAATTATCGGGCAAACTCTGGCTATGGAAGGCATGTTTTCCTTCTTTCTGGAGTCTTCTTTTTTAGGGATGTTTTTATTTGGTGAAAAAATTCTCGGACATCGATGGCATTTTGTAACCGGATTATTGATTTGTTTGGGTTCCTGGGCCAGCGGATTTTTGATTATTGCTACGCATTCCTGGATGCAGCATCCGGTGGGTTATGAAGTATTGGAAAACGGAAAATTTGTATTGACTAATTTTTCGGCTTTGTTTACCAATGTGTGGTTGTGGCCTTCGTATTTACACAATCAAATGGCATCTATGGTGACGAGTTCTTTTGTCGTAGCAGGAATTGGAGCTTTTTATATTTTGTTAAACAAAAATGTTTCTTACGGAAAATTGTTTTTGAAAACAGGAGTTGTTTTCGGATTGATTTCGAGTATTATTGTTGCGATGCCAACAGGAGATTTATTGGCTAAAAACGTGGTAAAACACCAGCCGGTAACTTTTGCAGCTATGGAGGGAATTTTCCATACGGAGAAAAAAGGAGCCGAAATTGTTCTTATTGGGCAGCCAGACGTAAAAGACAAAAAACTGGATAATAAAATTGCAGTGCCTAATGTGTTGAGTTTTTTAACTTATGGCAATTGGGATACTGAAGTGAAAGGATTAGATCAATTTCCAGAAGACACACACCCAACCAATATTTCTGGTTTGTACTATGCTTATCATATTATGGTGGGTTTAGGAACGCTTTTTATTGGCGTGATGGTGTTGGCCGCTTTTCAATTGACTCGCAAGCAATTGTTTCAAACCAAATGGCTTTTGTGGGCGTTTTTATTCCTAATGCCATTTCCTTATATCGCTAATATTACGGGTTGGTACACGGCAGAATTAGGGCGTCAACCTTGGTTAGTGTATGATTTATTGCGCACTGCCGATGGGGCTTCACCAACGGTTTCCTCCGGGAATACCTTATTTACGCTGATGGGGTTTGTAGGTTTGTATGCCTTGTTAGGAATGTTGTTTGCTATTTTAGTTGGAAAAATTATTTATCACGGTCCTGAACCAAAACATTCTTAATTTTTTTTAAAATAAACCATTAAGAAGTTAAGCTTAATTAAGTATTAATTTTTCTTAATTTCTTAATGGTTTAAAATGAATTTATAAAATATTTATTTGTCAAAAAATATAAAAAATAAACTATGGAATTCTTTTGGTATGTTGTATTAATTGGCATTTTGGCGACTTATTTAGTGCTGGATGGTTATGATTTTGGAGCGGGAATCATTCATTTGTTTTTTGCCAAAACAGAGAAAGATAAAAAAGCAATTACGAATGCTATTGGACCTTTTTGGGATGCCAATGAAGTGTGGCTGATTGCCGCAGGTGGTGTTTTGTTTTATGCTTTTCCTACCTTGTATGCAGCTTCGTTTAGCGGATTTTATTTACCGTTAATGATGATTTTGTGGTTGCTTATTTTTAGAGCGGTAGGATTAGAATTGCGAGGCCAAATTCACAATCACATGTGGGAAGCAGTTTGGGATAAAGCCTTTGGAATCGCTAGTTTCTTGTTGGCTTTGTTTTTCGGAATGGCATTAGGAAATGTTGTTCGCGGCGTAAATCTCGGGATGGTAACGAACGGTGTTTCTACTCAGGAACCGCATTTTTTCTTCCTGCCGTTGTGGAATCCTAGTTTTAGTCCGGAAGCGGCTGAACTAGGAATTATCGACTGGTTTACGCTTTTTCTGGGCGTGGTAAGTGTGGTGGCTTTGATGATTCATGGTGCTAACTGGATTATTTATAAAACCAATTCGTCTTTGAATACGCAATTAAAAAATGTGGTTTACAAAATGAATTTTGTTCTGTTGGCATTGGTAATTGTTTCACTTTCTGTTTGGCATATAATTGAGAAAAAACCTTTTCATAATTTTATTGATAACCCCATCCTTTTTATTTTTCCGCTGATTACATTTGTGGGTTTGTTTGGGTTATTTAAAGTCAGAACTTTTAAGAAAGATGGCACCGGATTTTTGTTTTCGACTCTTTTCCTCGTTGGCGGATTTACATCTACAACAGCTTCTATTTTTCCGGTCGTATTGCCTTCAACTAATAACGTTAATCCTTCTTTGACCATTTACAATGTTGCCAATGGCGAATATGCCTTATCAGTAGGTATATATTGGTTTGCTATTGCATTAGCTTTGGTAATTGGCTATTTTATTATTCAATACAAAGTCTTTAACGGGAAAATGGATGATGTGGGTTATGGGGAGCATTGATTTTACGAAGTTTTGATTGTAAATAGGTTTAAGATTTAACTAAAGTGTTTTTAATAAAATGAGAAGGTTTCTATTGCTACTATTAGGTCTTTTTATTATGATTTCATGTAATGAGAACAAGAAAAAAGATATAGAGAAATCAAATGTTGTTAACAGAAAAATAATTATTTCAAAAGATAAGAAATCTAAAGATTTGTTATCAGCAGTAAATAGCGACACTTTAGTTATTAATTATAAATGTGCAGTAATATACGAGCCAACAGAAAAGAGTATTCAAAGGAGTAAAAAAGATGTTAATGAAGAAAACTTTGATATTGGTTTAGATGATGTTCTTTTTTATATCAGTGAATCCACAGAATATTTAGAATCAAAGAAAATA
Protein-coding sequences here:
- a CDS encoding MBL fold metallo-hydrolase; translated protein: MKIEQIYTGCLAQGAYYITSNGEAAIIDPLREIQPYLDRLKRDKVKLKYIFETHFHADFVSGHVDLSKETAAPIVYGPTAKPEFDAIIATDGQEFNIGNITIQALHTPGHTMESVTYLLIDENGKKHAIFSGDTLFIGDVGRPDLAQKAAHMTQEQLAATLYHSLRDKIMTLPDDVIVYPAHGAGSACGKNMSKETVSTIGNQKATNYALRANMTETEFIKEVTDGLLPPPAYFGMNVAMNKQGYESFESVLNHGMRAIEAKDFEAVAEDSGALILDTRKNADFAKGFIPQSINIGIEGDFAPWVGALIANVKQPIILVTEIDQEEETVTRLSRVGFDNIIGHLKGGFKAWEEAGFEIDTINRIPAEQFAHEVKIGESKIIDVRKESEYAAEHVQEAYSKPLAYINDWIKDINPQENFYLHCAGGYRSMIAASILQARGFRNFTEIEGGFNAISKTTVPKTDFVCQSKTLNN
- a CDS encoding methyltransferase domain-containing protein, with translation MNKLLKYKNITVMNNEQCCTISCESPLDQKHWDTQYKAQATGWDLGAIAPPIQNYIDSLVNKESRILIPGCGNTYEAEYLLEKGFTNITVIDIAPTLVAMLQQKFADNPNIKIVLGDFFEHQGEYDLIIEQTFFCALPPFLRQKYVWKMHQLLADGGILSGLLFNRTFEVSPPFGGSQNEYEMLFKEAFVFTKLEMAKNSAEPRKNSELFFEFKKNSTVQVRLYSFEGITCSGCMETVSTKFSAINEVLNVSMSTDFSEVLIISKKEIPLQELQTIVSYDEKYKILQIES
- a CDS encoding YgaP family membrane protein; the protein is MKHNMGKTDKTIRVTIAVAIAVLYFTGNIPGNLGIAAMAFAGMLLITVGINFCPFYTPWGIDTYKKNKEKLS
- a CDS encoding DUF6132 family protein, whose translation is MNKKTIIITLVGILIGAVAGYLYYHYVGCITGTCVITSKPINATLYGALIGGLLSNSLIKTDKK
- the trxA gene encoding thioredoxin, whose translation is MNSNFDKLIQSEKPILVDFFATWCGPCKMLSPILKEVKDQLGEQISIIKIDVDKNQQVAAQYQVRGVPTMILFQNGKQLWRQSGVLDKNAIINVISEKSIK
- the cydB gene encoding cytochrome d ubiquinol oxidase subunit II; the encoded protein is MEFFWYVVLIGILATYLVLDGYDFGAGIIHLFFAKTEKDKKAITNAIGPFWDANEVWLIAAGGVLFYAFPTLYAASFSGFYLPLMMILWLLIFRAVGLELRGQIHNHMWEAVWDKAFGIASFLLALFFGMALGNVVRGVNLGMVTNGVSTQEPHFFFLPLWNPSFSPEAAELGIIDWFTLFLGVVSVVALMIHGANWIIYKTNSSLNTQLKNVVYKMNFVLLALVIVSLSVWHIIEKKPFHNFIDNPILFIFPLITFVGLFGLFKVRTFKKDGTGFLFSTLFLVGGFTSTTASIFPVVLPSTNNVNPSLTIYNVANGEYALSVGIYWFAIALALVIGYFIIQYKVFNGKMDDVGYGEH
- a CDS encoding cytochrome ubiquinol oxidase subunit I encodes the protein MEEMLFYDRMQFAFTITFHYLFPQLTMGLSLIIVYFKWKFLKTNDPHYNKATHFWMRIFALNFAMGVVTGIPMEFQFGTNWAKFSELTGGIIGQTLAMEGMFSFFLESSFLGMFLFGEKILGHRWHFVTGLLICLGSWASGFLIIATHSWMQHPVGYEVLENGKFVLTNFSALFTNVWLWPSYLHNQMASMVTSSFVVAGIGAFYILLNKNVSYGKLFLKTGVVFGLISSIIVAMPTGDLLAKNVVKHQPVTFAAMEGIFHTEKKGAEIVLIGQPDVKDKKLDNKIAVPNVLSFLTYGNWDTEVKGLDQFPEDTHPTNISGLYYAYHIMVGLGTLFIGVMVLAAFQLTRKQLFQTKWLLWAFLFLMPFPYIANITGWYTAELGRQPWLVYDLLRTADGASPTVSSGNTLFTLMGFVGLYALLGMLFAILVGKIIYHGPEPKHS